The genomic window TGGCGAAGCTTGATGCACCGCGGCCGGTCGTCGTGTGGCAGCAGCTCGCGCAGCCGTACGTCAACGAGCACGGCATCACCGTGAAGCAGGAGGCCGTGCCCGTGCGCCACCCGCAGACCGGCGAGCAGCTCTACAGCCGCCCGAGCTCCACACTCTTCTTCATCCCCGTCCGCTTCTGGGCGTACGTCATCGCCGCGCTGGGTATCGTCACGATCGTCGTGAACGTGGTGCGCGGCTGACGCTCAGCCCTGGCGACCCTTCCACCGCGGGTTCTGCCGAACACCCAGCCACGGCGGCGGACGATCTGCGACCCCGGCCTGTCCTCGAGCGACTGGAGTGATGCGCGGACCTTCCTGGTGACGTCCTGGCGATCACGATGCGTGCTACCTTGTTGAGAACAATTCTCAACAGAACGCACTGTAGACCCATCGACCAGGAGAACCCGCCGTGACCACGCCTCGCATCCCGCTGACCGTCACGCTCGTGCTCGGCACCTGTCCGCCGGAGCGTCGCACCGTGGCCCGACAGATCGCCGGTCGATCCGCGGCGCTCGTCACGATCGAGCGGCAGGGCGAGGCTGAAAGCGCCCACCCTGACATCGACGACGCGATCGACGCCGTTGCACGACACCCGCTCGCTCCCCGGCACCTCGTCCTCGATTGCGGGAGCACGGTCCGCCCGGTCGACGCGGTCTCCGCCGTCCTCGGGCACCGCGACACGGCCGTCTTGGATGCCGTCGTGACGGTCGTCGACGCAGCCCATCTCCTGCACGACCTCCAGGACGACGAGTGGGTCACCCACGACGAGGACGGCGACACGGCATACACCGCACGGTCGATGATCACCGTGGAGCAGCTTGAGTACGCGGACACCATCGCCGTCGCCGGCCGACGCGGCGTGACGCACGAACGACTCGCGGTGCTCCTCGCTCTCCTCAGCCACCTGAACCCGACGGCGCTGACGCGGATGGTCGAGCCGGTCGCGGCCCGGCCACGGGCCACACCCGGCACTCCGGCGACCGCGAGCAACCGCGAGCCGCTCGCGCGCTACCGCGACTCCCCGTTCGAACTGGACCGTTTCAGCACGTCCCCCGGGTGGATAGCGATGCTGAACGGCGAACACCGGCCATGGGTGGATCACGACCGCGTGACCACCCTGCGGTTCGACAGCCCCCGACCGATGCACCCGGAACGACTCCTCGCGTGCTTCGACGGACCGATCGAGGCGGGGCGGTTCGGCCGGCTCATCCGTACGGCGGGGTTCCTCATCCTCGCGACGCGCGCCTCCCGCGTCGGCGTCCTGCAGCACGTCGGCTCGATGATCGATCTGGAACCCACATCGTTCGAGACGAACGACCCTGGCGCACCGCTCGGCCAGGAGCTCGTCGTCACCGGGATCGACCTCGACGAGCCCGCCGTCACCGCCGCCTTGCACGACTGCACGCTGACGGACGAGGAACTCCTCGCCGGGCCGGCGGCGTGGGCGCACTACCCGGACGCCTTCACGCCATGGAGCACCACCCGCGAGCACTGAGCAGCAGGCCCGCCAACTGCCCGAAACGGTTCGGATCTCGGTCGATTTCGTGCAGGTTCGGGCGACTCAGTGGATCCGCGCGCTCACCCACTCCTCGCGCACGAACCGCACGAACTGCTCGACGGCCGGCGACACCGCCCGGGCACGGCTGGTGGCGACACCGATCACCCGGACCGCCTCGTCGTCGAGCGGGACGAGCACGACGCCCTCCATGCTCGTGGAATCGGGGAGAACGGCGATCCCGACCCCGGCGCGCACGAGACCACGGAGCGTCGACAGCTCGGACACCTCCATCGTCACCCGGGGCACGACGCCGTGCCTCGCGAAGTACGCGTCCGCGATCTGCCGGAGCCCCGAGTCCGTCGTCATCGCGAGGAACTCCGTCTGCTCGAGATCGGACGCCGCCAACGACGTTCGGTCGGCGAACGCATGCCCGACCGGCACGCCCAGCGCGAGCCGCTCGGAGGTGAGCGGACGCCACTCGATCTCCGGATCACGCGGTTCCGGGCTGAGGAAGGCGACGTCGGCCGAGCCGGAGCGGAGCGCGTCCAGCACACTGTCGGCCTTCCCACCGTCGAGGACGAACCGGATGTCCGGCAGCAGCTGGCGGTACTCGCTCACGATGCGCGGGATGAGCCAGCCGCCGAGGGACGAGACGTAGGCGATGGACACGAGACCGGCCGAGGGGTCTCGGAGCTCGTCGATCCGCGACTGCGCGTTGTCGAGCTCGGTCTGCGCACGGAGCGCGTGCACGAGGAGGATCTCGCCGTAGCGGTTGAGTTCGAGCCGGCTGCGGTGACGGTCGAACAACTCGACCCCGGCGTCCGCCTCGAGCCGACCGATCGCCCGCGTCAGCGTCGACTGGGAGATACCGAGCGCCTCAGCGGCGTACGGGACGTGACCGTCTTCGGCGAGCGCCCGAAGGTACGCGAGTTCGTCGATCCTCATGCCCTCATGATGCCGCACCGGCGAGCCCGGCTGGGGCGGCACCTCGACAAGCTCGGTGACCGGGGAGCCGCTCGGCGACGGGATGAGTTCGGCGACCGGGGCGCGCTAGCGTGGTGCAGTGATCCGCAGACCGCGACCGAGCCAGGCGGCGACCGGCGCCCTCCTCGTCCTGGCCGGACTCGTCTGTCAGGAGCTCGGCGCATCGATCGCGGTCACGCTGTTCCCGCAGGTCGGTCCGATCGGCATGGTGACGCTGCGCCTCGTGTTCGCCGCGCTCATCCTGCTGGCCGTCGCCCGCCCATCCCTGGGCGGACACCCGAGGAGCGCCTGGGTGTCGGCGGTCGGTTTCGGAGTCGTCCTCGCCACGATGAACGTCTGCTTCTACCTGGCTCTGGACCGCATCCCGCTCGGTCCGGCGGTGACCCTCGAGATCCTCGGCCCACTGGCGCTCAGCGTCATCGCGGGTCGTCGATGGACGAGCGCGCTCTGGGCGGGCGTCGCCCTCGTCGGCGTCCTCCTCCTCGGCGGGGTGCTCCTCCACAGCGGACCGACGGCCGCACTCGATCCGATCGGCGTCGTCCTCGCGCTCGCCGCCGGCGCCCTCTGGATCGGCTACATCCTGCTGTCGGCGCGGACCGGGACGGAGTTCCCCGGCCTGAACGGTCTGGCGATCGCCGCCGCCATCGGGGCTCTCGTGACCATCCCGCTCGCCGCGACGACCGCCGGCACCGCGCTGTTCGATCCCGTCATCCTCCTGCTCGGCCTGGGCGTCGCCGCGCTCTCGTCTGCTGTGCCGTACGCGCTGGAGTTCGTAGCCCTCCGACGACTCAGCGCTGCGACCTTCGCGATCCTGCTCGCATCCGCGCCGGCCATCGCCGCGATCGCCGGACTTCTCGTGCTCGGTCAGGAGCTCACGACACCGCAGTGGCTCGGCATCGCCTGCGTGGTCGGTGCGGGCATCGGCGCCGTGCTCTCAGCCCGACGGGGTCCCTCACCCGAGGTGCAGCCGAGCATCGCGCCGAGCTGATCGTCAGGTCAGGACGCGGAGAAGCGGGCGTGCACCCGGGAGGACACGGTGATGTCCTCCGGCTTGAGGTCGAGGGCGGTGTCGCCGGCAGGAGCCGCGGCCCCGCGCATCATCGGTGCCGCGGCCTGACTCGACGGCGAGCGGGTGTCGTCGCCCAGCATGCCGGGTTCCGCCAGGGCGACCGGCCGCACGGCGCCGAGCCCGAGGCTCCTGGCGTAGGCGGTCGCGCGGTCCACGGCGTCGCGGACGGCGTTGTGCTGAGCCTCGGCCGTGATGCGGTGCTTCGTCGCATCGGTGAGCGCCCAGGTGACACCCGTCACCGTGACGCCGTCCTGGGTCGCGATCTCCTCGGCCCAGCGGGCCAATGCCTGCAGGTCGGCGAACTTGACCTCGAGCGCGACCGTCGCGTGGTGCACGAGCGGCAACTGCTTCCCGTCCTTGTTCCACGGCCGCTCGCTCCACACCCGCAAGCGATCGGCCGACCACCAGGTCACGGCCGACTGTGCGCGGAACTGCTCCGCCGCCTGACTGAGCGCACGGTGCAGTGCGGTGGTGTGGGAGACGACGGGCTCACGTTCCGGCCCCTGGAACCCCGCCGAGATGAGGACGGTCCCACGTTCGGCCGGGTGGTGGTAGTCGAAGCGGCCCTCGACGGTGATGATCGTTTCACTCATACCCGGCACTCTATCCCGCGACGGCGGCTACGCTCTGGACCATGACGGACGGCGGAACCTGGGCGGATCGACGACATGGACGACGGGGGAACGAGTACGGTCCAGCCAGTCGGGGACTCCCGCCGGGCGATGTGGAGACCGTCGCGAAGTACCTCAAGGAGCGCGTCTACGCGACCTTCACCGGCCTCGCGATCGTCCTCGTGCTGGCGGCGAACGTGGAGCACCACGACGCGCCCGACGCGCTCTTCTCGCTCGTCATCGGCGTGGTCGGCATCACCCTCGCCGGCCTGGTCGCCGAGATGATCGCGCACCTCGCCGCCCACGGTGCGTTCCCCGACGAGCGCGGGTGGCACTCCATGCTCCGGATCGCCTGGGGCTCGCTGCTCACCGTCGCGACCCCCACCATCCTGCTCGTGCTCGCCGTGTTCGACGTCATGGAGGTCGAGACCTCCCTCCGCGTGTCCGCGATCGTCTACCTCGTCACCCTCGGGCTCAGCGGTTGGTTCGCCGTCCGCCGCGCACGGCTGTCCGTCTGGCAGCAGCTCAT from Plantibacter flavus includes these protein-coding regions:
- a CDS encoding GTP-binding protein yields the protein MTTPRIPLTVTLVLGTCPPERRTVARQIAGRSAALVTIERQGEAESAHPDIDDAIDAVARHPLAPRHLVLDCGSTVRPVDAVSAVLGHRDTAVLDAVVTVVDAAHLLHDLQDDEWVTHDEDGDTAYTARSMITVEQLEYADTIAVAGRRGVTHERLAVLLALLSHLNPTALTRMVEPVAARPRATPGTPATASNREPLARYRDSPFELDRFSTSPGWIAMLNGEHRPWVDHDRVTTLRFDSPRPMHPERLLACFDGPIEAGRFGRLIRTAGFLILATRASRVGVLQHVGSMIDLEPTSFETNDPGAPLGQELVVTGIDLDEPAVTAALHDCTLTDEELLAGPAAWAHYPDAFTPWSTTREH
- a CDS encoding LysR family transcriptional regulator, yielding MRIDELAYLRALAEDGHVPYAAEALGISQSTLTRAIGRLEADAGVELFDRHRSRLELNRYGEILLVHALRAQTELDNAQSRIDELRDPSAGLVSIAYVSSLGGWLIPRIVSEYRQLLPDIRFVLDGGKADSVLDALRSGSADVAFLSPEPRDPEIEWRPLTSERLALGVPVGHAFADRTSLAASDLEQTEFLAMTTDSGLRQIADAYFARHGVVPRVTMEVSELSTLRGLVRAGVGIAVLPDSTSMEGVVLVPLDDEAVRVIGVATSRARAVSPAVEQFVRFVREEWVSARIH
- a CDS encoding EamA family transporter; translated protein: MIRRPRPSQAATGALLVLAGLVCQELGASIAVTLFPQVGPIGMVTLRLVFAALILLAVARPSLGGHPRSAWVSAVGFGVVLATMNVCFYLALDRIPLGPAVTLEILGPLALSVIAGRRWTSALWAGVALVGVLLLGGVLLHSGPTAALDPIGVVLALAAGALWIGYILLSARTGTEFPGLNGLAIAAAIGALVTIPLAATTAGTALFDPVILLLGLGVAALSSAVPYALEFVALRRLSAATFAILLASAPAIAAIAGLLVLGQELTTPQWLGIACVVGAGIGAVLSARRGPSPEVQPSIAPS
- a CDS encoding SIMPL domain-containing protein, which produces MSETIITVEGRFDYHHPAERGTVLISAGFQGPEREPVVSHTTALHRALSQAAEQFRAQSAVTWWSADRLRVWSERPWNKDGKQLPLVHHATVALEVKFADLQALARWAEEIATQDGVTVTGVTWALTDATKHRITAEAQHNAVRDAVDRATAYARSLGLGAVRPVALAEPGMLGDDTRSPSSQAAAPMMRGAAAPAGDTALDLKPEDITVSSRVHARFSAS